A genome region from Eretmochelys imbricata isolate rEreImb1 chromosome 8, rEreImb1.hap1, whole genome shotgun sequence includes the following:
- the LECT2 gene encoding leukocyte cell-derived chemotaxin-2 — protein sequence MFPLKLIVFIALVSIVVAGPWGQICAGNPSNKVRGCDIKGCGNYGALRKSRDGTIRRHLGVDVVCNDGSTVYAPFSGTIERQVIPYKINNAINNGILLRGSGFCVKMFYIKPVKYQGQIAKSNKIGVMLPMQRVYPGITSHVHIENCNKSDPTGNL from the exons TTGTTGCAGGACCATGGGGACAAATATGTGCTGGGAATCCTTCAAACAAAGTAAGGGGCTGTGATATCAAAGGATGTGGAAATTACGGCGCTCTAAGGAAATCAAG AGATGGCACCATAAGACGACATCTAGGGGTGGATGTTGTATGCAACGATGGATCAACAGTGTATGCTCCTTTTAGTGGTACTATTGAGAGACAAGTTATCCCCTATAAAATCAATAATGCCATTAATAATGGAATCCTACTCCGTGGATCAG GTTTCTGCGTAAAAATGTTCTATATCAAGCCTGTTAAATACCAAGGCCAGATcgcaaagagcaacaaaattggAGTAATGCTGCCAATGCAAAGAGTGTATCCTGGTATAACATCTCACGTTCACATTGAGAACTGTAACAAATCAGATCCTACTGGTAACTTATAA